In one window of Burkholderia cenocepacia DNA:
- a CDS encoding AAA family ATPase, with protein MTALKTLAIANYRSLRELIVPLAALNVVTGPNGSGKSSVYRALRLLADTAQGRVIPSLAREGGLPSTLWAGPERFSRAMLAGDVPVTGTVRKGPVSLKLGFACDDFGYAIDLGLPLPSRSQFALDPVVKRECIWGGALLRPSTLLVDRQGAQIRARTASGDWQTIPQPVASFDSMMTEFADPTGAPEMIAVRERIRSWRFYDHFRTDAQAPARQSHIGTHTPVLADDGADLAAALQTIREIGDAAALDAAIDDAFPGASVEIDNPGGRGRFDVLMRQPGLLRPLAAAELSDGTLRYLLLAAALLTPRPPALMVLNEPETSLHPDLLPALGRLIAQAARRSQVLVVSHAARLIATLEREAGCESLVLDKQLGATALVDADSRDLPAWKWPSR; from the coding sequence ATGACCGCGCTGAAGACGCTCGCCATCGCCAATTACCGCTCGCTGCGCGAGCTGATCGTGCCGCTCGCGGCGCTCAACGTCGTGACGGGGCCGAACGGCAGCGGCAAATCGAGCGTGTATCGCGCGCTGCGGCTGCTCGCCGACACCGCGCAGGGCCGCGTGATCCCGTCGCTCGCGCGCGAGGGCGGCTTGCCGTCGACGTTGTGGGCCGGCCCCGAGCGCTTCTCGCGCGCGATGCTGGCCGGCGACGTGCCGGTGACGGGCACCGTGCGCAAGGGGCCGGTGAGCCTGAAGCTCGGCTTCGCGTGCGACGATTTCGGCTATGCGATCGATCTCGGCCTGCCGCTGCCGAGCCGCTCACAGTTCGCGCTCGATCCGGTGGTCAAGCGCGAATGCATCTGGGGCGGCGCGTTGCTGCGCCCGTCCACGCTGCTGGTCGACCGGCAGGGCGCGCAGATCCGTGCGCGTACCGCATCGGGCGACTGGCAGACGATTCCGCAGCCGGTCGCGAGCTTCGACAGCATGATGACCGAGTTCGCCGATCCGACCGGGGCACCCGAGATGATCGCGGTGCGCGAACGGATTCGCTCGTGGCGCTTCTACGACCATTTCCGGACCGATGCGCAGGCGCCGGCGCGCCAGTCGCACATCGGCACCCATACGCCGGTGCTCGCGGACGACGGGGCCGACCTGGCCGCCGCGCTGCAGACGATCCGCGAAATCGGCGACGCTGCGGCGCTCGACGCGGCGATCGACGACGCGTTTCCCGGCGCGTCGGTCGAGATCGACAACCCGGGCGGCCGCGGCCGCTTCGACGTGCTGATGCGCCAGCCGGGGCTGCTGCGGCCGCTGGCGGCGGCCGAACTGTCGGACGGCACGCTGCGCTACCTGCTGCTCGCGGCCGCGCTGCTGACGCCGCGGCCGCCGGCGCTGATGGTGCTGAACGAACCGGAGACGAGCCTGCATCCCGATCTGCTGCCGGCGCTCGGCCGCCTGATCGCGCAGGCCGCCCGGCGTTCGCAGGTGCTGGTCGTGTCGCACGCGGCGCGGCTCATCGCGACGCTCGAGCGCGAGGCCGGCTGCGAATCGCTGGTGCTCGACAAGCAGCTCGGCGCGACCGCGCTCGTCGATGCCGATTCGCGCGACCTGCCGGCCTGGAAGTGGCCGTCGCGTTGA
- a CDS encoding TatD family hydrolase, which produces MFVDSHCHINFKGLADRLPAVLENMREHDVTHALCVSVDLETLPDVLAIAEAHDNVYASVGVHPDHEDMREPTLAELVELAAHPKVVAIGETGLDYYRLEGRSIADMEWQRERFRTHIRAATATMKPLIIHTRSSSEDTLRIMAEERADVPGGVMHCFTEPWPVAEQALAQNFHISLSGIVTFKNATDVQDVARRVPLDRLLIETDSPYLAPVPYRGKPNEPAYVSHVGRFIASERGVAVEALADATTQNFFRLFKIAR; this is translated from the coding sequence ATGTTCGTCGACTCTCACTGCCACATCAATTTCAAGGGCCTGGCCGACCGCCTGCCGGCCGTTCTCGAGAACATGCGCGAGCACGACGTCACGCATGCGCTGTGCGTGTCGGTCGATCTCGAGACGCTGCCCGACGTGCTCGCGATCGCCGAAGCGCACGACAACGTGTACGCATCGGTCGGCGTGCATCCCGATCACGAGGACATGCGCGAGCCGACGCTCGCGGAGCTGGTCGAGCTGGCCGCGCACCCGAAGGTCGTCGCGATCGGCGAAACCGGCCTCGACTACTATCGCCTCGAAGGGCGCTCGATCGCCGACATGGAATGGCAGCGCGAACGTTTTCGCACGCACATTCGCGCGGCGACCGCGACGATGAAGCCGCTGATCATCCACACGCGTTCGTCGTCGGAGGACACGCTGCGGATCATGGCCGAGGAGCGCGCGGACGTGCCGGGCGGCGTGATGCACTGCTTCACCGAGCCGTGGCCGGTCGCCGAGCAGGCGCTCGCGCAGAACTTCCATATCTCGCTGTCGGGCATCGTCACGTTCAAGAACGCGACCGACGTGCAGGACGTCGCGCGGCGCGTGCCGCTCGACCGGCTGCTGATCGAGACCGACTCGCCGTACCTCGCGCCGGTGCCGTATCGCGGCAAGCCGAATGAACCTGCGTACGTCAGCCATGTCGGACGCTTTATCGCATCCGAGCGCGGTGTCGCCGTCGAGGCGCTCGCCGATGCGACGACGCAGAACTTTTTCCGGCTGTTCAAGATCGCCCGCTAA
- a CDS encoding glycosyltransferase family 4 protein, translating to MRIAQIAPLTESVPPKLYGGTERVVSYITEALVDLGHDVTLFASGDSTTRAKLEPVWPRALRLDSSIRDRVAPHMLLMETVARRAKDFDVLHFHMDYYSFSVFNRQETPYVTTLHGRLDLPEQQPVFDTFNTAPVISISNAQRQPLPQAKWLTTVYHGLPDTLYMPQPVEPRYLAFLGRISPEKRVDTAIRIARQCGLPIRIAAKIDAADQEYFDREIKPLFALPHVEYIGEIADHEKAEFLSGAHALLFPIDWPEPFGLVMIEAMSCGTPVIAFNRGAVPEVVDEGVSGFIVEDEISAVAAVNRLHLLPRARVRQRFEERFTSRRMAQQYVDVYQSVIRAQKRSRFKVIDSTT from the coding sequence ATGAGAATTGCCCAGATCGCCCCGCTGACCGAATCCGTGCCCCCGAAGCTGTACGGCGGCACGGAGCGCGTCGTGTCCTACATCACCGAGGCGCTCGTCGACCTCGGCCACGACGTGACGCTGTTCGCGAGCGGCGATTCGACGACGCGGGCGAAGCTCGAGCCCGTGTGGCCGCGCGCGCTGCGGCTCGATTCGTCGATCCGCGACCGGGTCGCGCCGCACATGCTGCTGATGGAGACGGTCGCGCGCCGCGCGAAGGATTTCGACGTGCTCCATTTCCACATGGACTACTACTCGTTCTCGGTCTTCAACCGGCAGGAAACGCCTTACGTGACGACGCTGCACGGCCGGCTCGACCTGCCCGAGCAGCAACCGGTGTTCGACACGTTCAATACGGCGCCGGTGATCTCGATTTCCAATGCGCAGCGCCAGCCGTTGCCGCAGGCGAAATGGCTGACGACTGTCTATCACGGGCTGCCCGATACGCTGTACATGCCGCAGCCCGTCGAGCCGCGCTATCTCGCGTTCCTCGGTCGCATCTCGCCGGAAAAACGCGTCGATACCGCGATCCGCATCGCCCGCCAGTGCGGGCTGCCGATCCGGATCGCCGCGAAGATCGACGCGGCCGACCAGGAATACTTCGACCGCGAGATCAAGCCGCTCTTCGCGTTGCCGCACGTCGAATACATCGGCGAGATCGCCGATCACGAGAAGGCCGAATTCCTGTCGGGCGCGCATGCGCTGCTGTTTCCGATCGACTGGCCGGAGCCGTTCGGTCTGGTGATGATCGAGGCGATGTCGTGCGGCACGCCGGTGATCGCGTTCAACCGCGGCGCGGTGCCCGAAGTGGTGGACGAGGGCGTGTCGGGGTTCATCGTCGAGGACGAAATCAGCGCGGTGGCCGCCGTGAACCGGCTGCACCTGCTGCCGCGGGCGCGCGTGCGGCAGCGCTTCGAGGAGCGCTTCACGTCGCGCCGGATGGCGCAGCAGTACGTCGACGTGTACCAGTCGGTGATTCGCGCGCAGAAGCGCTCGCGCTTCAAGGTGATCGATTCGACGACCTGA
- a CDS encoding mechanosensitive ion channel family protein encodes MISIEELQRIADAPLHSWLGTLGVSVIVILVVAVVHRLGARIVKRIAQPYPLMSAILRYIDKPSLVVLALLALEFVWVQADDGMSFVRGMRTAAAVGSIVSLTWLLVRLAAGVGDAIIQAHPIDTADNLQARRVHTQAKVLVRTVMVLIVIIGTGAALMTFPNVRQVGASLLASAGVAGLVAGIAARPVLGNLIAGLQIALTQPIRLDDVVVIQGEWGRIEEITGSFVSVRLWDQRRLVVPLQWIIENPFTNWTRSSAEIIGTVYLSVDYRTPLAPLREELARLVHAAPEWDGRVQVLQVTDATERTMQLRALVSAADSSSCWDLRCRVREGLIAYLQHRYPQCLPRSRMELYPHESAPDAPNPERPHARSPAASTAANTAADPQAVDGR; translated from the coding sequence ATGATTTCAATCGAGGAACTGCAGCGCATCGCCGATGCGCCGTTGCATTCGTGGCTCGGCACGCTGGGCGTGTCGGTCATCGTCATACTGGTCGTCGCGGTCGTGCACCGCCTCGGCGCACGTATCGTCAAGCGCATCGCGCAGCCGTATCCGCTGATGAGTGCGATCCTGCGCTACATCGACAAGCCGTCGCTCGTCGTGCTGGCGCTGCTGGCGCTCGAATTCGTGTGGGTCCAGGCGGACGACGGCATGTCGTTCGTGCGCGGCATGCGCACCGCGGCCGCGGTCGGCTCGATCGTGTCGCTCACGTGGCTGCTGGTACGGCTCGCGGCCGGCGTCGGCGACGCGATCATCCAGGCCCATCCGATCGACACGGCCGACAACCTTCAGGCACGGCGCGTCCATACACAGGCCAAGGTGCTCGTGCGAACCGTGATGGTGCTGATCGTGATCATCGGCACCGGCGCCGCGCTGATGACGTTCCCCAACGTGCGCCAGGTCGGCGCGAGCCTGCTGGCATCGGCCGGTGTGGCAGGGCTGGTCGCCGGTATCGCCGCGCGGCCGGTGCTCGGCAACCTGATCGCCGGGTTGCAGATCGCGCTCACGCAGCCGATCCGGCTCGACGACGTGGTCGTGATCCAGGGCGAGTGGGGGCGCATCGAGGAAATCACCGGCTCGTTCGTGTCGGTGCGGCTGTGGGACCAGCGGCGCCTCGTCGTGCCACTGCAGTGGATCATCGAGAACCCGTTCACGAACTGGACGCGCAGCAGCGCGGAGATCATCGGCACCGTCTACCTGTCGGTCGATTACCGGACGCCGCTCGCGCCGCTGCGAGAGGAACTCGCGCGGCTCGTCCACGCCGCGCCCGAGTGGGACGGTCGCGTGCAGGTGCTGCAGGTGACTGATGCGACGGAGCGCACGATGCAGTTGCGCGCGCTCGTCAGCGCGGCCGATTCGTCGTCGTGCTGGGATCTGCGCTGCCGCGTGCGCGAAGGGCTGATCGCATATCTGCAGCACCGCTATCCGCAATGCCTGCCGCGCAGCCGGATGGAACTGTATCCGCACGAATCCGCGCCGGATGCACCGAATCCCGAACGGCCGCACGCGCGGTCGCCCGCCGCCAGCACGGCGGCCAACACCGCAGCCGACCCGCAGGCCGTCGACGGCCGCTGA
- a CDS encoding asparaginase, with protein sequence MNTPNTASPSSAPALPRIAVLATGGTIAGAAPDAASTAGYQAGALGVNFLVDAVPALASVARIDAEQVASIDSKDLALPLWNTLAARIDALMADPAIDGIVITHGTDTLEETAYALHLVVRGDKPVVLTAAMRPATALSSDGPLNLLNAVTVAAHPAARGQGVLVAFNNRIHGARDVVKTSTYAVDAFQSPELGALGWVQDGRVEFARRVTRTRDTQLAIAATWPPVEVVASYAGVTRTAVDALVAAGVRGLVVAGTGNGSIHATLQTALADAVNAGVAVVRASRAGSGHVMRNGAASDDALGFVSAGSLHPFKARVLLMLALANGMHDRDALQRAFDTL encoded by the coding sequence ATGAATACACCGAACACCGCATCCCCTTCGTCCGCGCCGGCGCTGCCGCGCATCGCCGTACTCGCCACCGGCGGCACGATCGCCGGCGCCGCGCCCGACGCGGCCAGCACGGCCGGCTACCAGGCCGGCGCGCTCGGCGTCAATTTCCTGGTCGACGCCGTGCCGGCGCTCGCGTCGGTCGCGCGCATCGACGCGGAGCAGGTCGCCAGCATCGACAGCAAGGATCTCGCGCTGCCGCTGTGGAACACGCTCGCCGCGCGGATCGACGCGCTGATGGCCGACCCGGCGATCGACGGCATCGTGATCACCCACGGCACCGATACGCTCGAGGAAACCGCGTATGCACTGCATCTGGTCGTCCGGGGCGACAAGCCGGTCGTGCTGACGGCCGCGATGCGGCCGGCGACCGCGCTGTCGTCCGACGGCCCGCTGAACCTGCTGAACGCGGTGACGGTGGCCGCGCATCCGGCCGCGCGCGGGCAGGGCGTGCTGGTCGCGTTCAACAACCGGATCCACGGCGCGCGCGACGTCGTGAAGACGAGCACCTATGCGGTCGACGCGTTCCAGTCGCCGGAGCTCGGCGCACTCGGCTGGGTGCAGGACGGCCGCGTCGAATTCGCCCGCCGTGTCACGCGCACGCGCGACACGCAACTGGCGATCGCGGCGACCTGGCCGCCGGTCGAAGTCGTCGCGAGCTATGCGGGCGTGACGCGCACGGCCGTCGACGCGCTCGTCGCGGCCGGCGTGCGCGGCCTCGTCGTCGCGGGCACCGGCAACGGATCGATCCATGCGACGCTGCAGACGGCGCTCGCCGATGCGGTGAACGCGGGCGTGGCCGTGGTCCGTGCGTCGCGCGCCGGTTCGGGGCACGTGATGCGCAACGGCGCCGCGAGCGACGATGCGCTCGGGTTCGTGAGCGCGGGCTCGCTGCACCCGTTCAAGGCGCGCGTGCTGCTGATGCTCGCGCTCGCGAACGGCATGCACGATCGAGACGCACTGCAGCGCGCATTCGACACGCTGTGA
- a CDS encoding kynurenine formamidase, whose product MAWRQHRWFRRWLIVIVFWAVPVAIIAVREIREEMAYNKADLQLALTTWQLTDAQQAAGAAAKCHGDPDEARTTGCPADVLAANAPRQQAARDEYVVRRNTLAGYLWHAFVGYWVVPAAFLFACGVVIALIRRALRRPPIKPPVPPVTH is encoded by the coding sequence ATGGCATGGAGACAACACCGCTGGTTCCGCCGCTGGCTGATCGTGATCGTGTTCTGGGCGGTGCCCGTCGCGATCATCGCCGTGCGCGAGATCCGCGAGGAAATGGCCTACAACAAGGCGGATCTGCAGCTTGCGCTGACCACCTGGCAGCTCACCGACGCGCAGCAGGCCGCCGGCGCCGCCGCGAAGTGCCACGGGGACCCTGACGAGGCGCGCACGACCGGCTGCCCGGCCGACGTGCTCGCCGCCAACGCGCCGCGCCAGCAGGCGGCCCGCGACGAATACGTGGTGCGCCGCAATACGCTCGCCGGTTATCTGTGGCATGCGTTCGTCGGCTACTGGGTCGTCCCGGCCGCGTTCCTGTTCGCATGCGGCGTCGTGATCGCGCTGATCCGCCGCGCGCTGCGCCGCCCGCCGATCAAGCCGCCCGTTCCCCCCGTCACACACTGA
- a CDS encoding PsiF family protein translates to MKIQSLVAAVLLGGMLASPAFAANSQQDKMKACNTQAAGKTGDERKAFMKDCLSAKPAKAMTQQEKMKACNTQATGKKGDDRKAFMKSCLSNQPAA, encoded by the coding sequence ATGAAAATCCAATCGCTCGTAGCCGCAGTGCTTCTCGGCGGCATGCTGGCTTCCCCCGCATTCGCGGCGAACAGCCAGCAGGACAAGATGAAGGCCTGTAACACCCAGGCAGCCGGCAAGACGGGCGACGAACGCAAGGCGTTCATGAAGGACTGCCTGTCGGCGAAGCCCGCGAAGGCGATGACGCAGCAGGAAAAGATGAAGGCGTGCAACACGCAGGCCACCGGCAAGAAGGGCGACGATCGCAAGGCGTTCATGAAGAGCTGCCTGAGCAACCAGCCGGCCGCCTGA
- a CDS encoding ankyrin repeat domain-containing protein — translation MTKPTNHLPKRALVAAAFVASGLFAAAGAHAESLDAIVKAVKFDDIADIGKQLKSGKLDPNTLAPNGDPILVIAAREKSDKVAAAIATTPNVDLEKEDKAGENALMLASLNGDLGLVKLLIDKGAEVSKKGWAPLHYAATNGQDAVVKVLLDHDAYIDTASPNGTTPLMMAARGNHASTVTLLLDQGADPQVKNQLGITALEFAKHYNAPDAIEILSKRTTRIGAATPADAQKSAK, via the coding sequence ATGACGAAGCCGACCAACCATCTGCCCAAACGCGCACTCGTTGCCGCCGCATTCGTCGCGAGCGGGCTGTTCGCCGCCGCCGGCGCGCATGCCGAGTCGCTCGACGCGATCGTCAAGGCCGTCAAGTTCGACGACATCGCCGATATCGGCAAGCAGCTCAAGAGCGGCAAGCTCGATCCGAACACGCTCGCGCCGAACGGCGACCCGATCCTTGTGATCGCCGCCCGCGAGAAATCCGACAAGGTCGCGGCCGCGATCGCCACGACGCCGAACGTCGATCTCGAGAAGGAAGACAAGGCCGGCGAAAACGCGCTGATGCTCGCGTCGCTGAACGGCGACCTCGGGCTCGTCAAGCTGTTGATCGACAAGGGCGCGGAAGTCAGCAAGAAGGGCTGGGCGCCGCTGCACTACGCGGCGACCAACGGCCAGGACGCGGTCGTCAAGGTGCTGCTCGACCACGACGCGTACATCGACACCGCATCGCCGAACGGCACGACGCCGCTGATGATGGCCGCGCGCGGCAACCATGCGTCGACGGTCACGCTGCTGCTCGACCAGGGCGCCGATCCGCAGGTGAAGAACCAGCTCGGCATCACCGCGCTCGAGTTCGCGAAGCACTACAACGCGCCGGACGCGATCGAGATCCTGAGCAAGCGGACGACGCGTATCGGTGCGGCGACGCCGGCAGATGCGCAAAAGAGTGCAAAATAA
- the tmk gene encoding dTMP kinase yields MASGKFITFEGIDGAGKTTHLQWFCERLQGRLAAAGRQVVVTREPGGTQLGEKLREILLNQPMDLETEALLMFAARREHLALVIEPALARGDWVVSDRFTDATFAYQGGGRGLPRDKLETLERWVQGGFQPDLTVLFDVAPQVASERRGAARMPDKFESESDAFFSRTRAEYLRRAEEAPHRFAIVDATRSIPEIRQQLERVLAAL; encoded by the coding sequence ATGGCGAGCGGTAAATTCATCACGTTCGAAGGCATCGACGGGGCGGGGAAGACCACCCACCTGCAATGGTTCTGCGAACGTCTCCAGGGCCGGCTGGCGGCGGCCGGCCGGCAAGTGGTCGTCACCCGCGAGCCGGGCGGCACGCAGCTCGGCGAGAAACTGCGCGAAATCCTGCTGAACCAGCCGATGGATCTCGAAACGGAAGCGCTGCTGATGTTCGCCGCGCGGCGCGAGCACCTCGCGCTCGTGATCGAGCCGGCGCTCGCGCGCGGCGACTGGGTCGTGTCCGACCGCTTCACCGACGCGACGTTCGCGTACCAGGGCGGCGGCCGCGGGCTGCCGCGCGACAAGCTCGAGACGCTCGAGCGCTGGGTGCAGGGCGGGTTCCAGCCCGACCTCACGGTGCTGTTCGACGTCGCGCCGCAAGTCGCGAGCGAGCGCCGCGGCGCCGCGCGCATGCCCGACAAGTTCGAAAGCGAGTCCGACGCGTTCTTCTCGCGTACACGGGCCGAATACCTGCGGCGAGCGGAAGAGGCGCCGCACCGCTTCGCGATCGTCGACGCGACGCGATCGATTCCCGAGATCCGCCAGCAGCTCGAACGCGTGCTCGCCGCGCTGTAA
- a CDS encoding DNA polymerase III subunit delta', translated as MIYPWQTDDWNRLQQLRAQWPHALLLHGQAGIGKLQFAQHLAQGFLCESPQPNGEPCGTCAACNWFSQGNHPDYRIVLPEALAGEARGAADDAKPADADEGGKKTRAPSKEIKIEQVRALLDFCGVGSHRGGARVVVLYPAEALNVAASNALLKTLEEPPAGVVFLLVSARIDRLLPTIISRCRQWPMTVPAPEAAAAWLAAQGVDHASALLAEAGGAPLAALALASDENRPLRDYTLGQLAAGAACDPFACGETLQKLPVPLVLGWLQRWLYDLLAQRMAGAPRYFPTHAAALARCAEAVDANAFARFMKAVTRQRTVENHPLNARLVFEELFLGYREIFA; from the coding sequence ATGATCTATCCGTGGCAAACCGACGACTGGAACCGCCTGCAGCAACTGCGCGCGCAATGGCCGCATGCGCTGCTGCTGCACGGTCAGGCCGGGATCGGCAAGCTGCAGTTCGCGCAGCATCTCGCGCAGGGTTTCCTGTGCGAATCGCCGCAGCCGAACGGCGAGCCGTGCGGCACCTGCGCGGCCTGCAACTGGTTCTCGCAGGGCAACCATCCCGATTACCGGATCGTGCTGCCCGAGGCGCTGGCGGGTGAGGCGCGGGGCGCGGCGGACGACGCGAAGCCGGCCGACGCGGACGAAGGCGGCAAGAAGACCCGTGCGCCGAGCAAGGAAATCAAGATCGAGCAGGTGCGCGCGCTGCTGGACTTCTGCGGGGTCGGTTCGCACCGCGGCGGCGCGCGCGTCGTCGTGCTGTATCCGGCCGAGGCGCTCAACGTCGCCGCGTCGAACGCGTTGCTGAAAACGCTGGAGGAGCCGCCGGCCGGCGTCGTGTTCCTGCTCGTGTCGGCGCGCATCGACCGCCTGTTGCCGACGATCATCAGCCGCTGCCGCCAGTGGCCGATGACGGTGCCGGCGCCGGAGGCCGCCGCCGCGTGGCTCGCGGCGCAGGGCGTCGACCACGCCAGCGCGCTGCTCGCCGAAGCCGGTGGCGCGCCGCTCGCCGCGCTGGCGCTCGCGAGCGACGAGAACCGCCCGCTGCGCGACTACACGCTCGGGCAACTGGCCGCCGGTGCGGCCTGCGATCCGTTCGCCTGCGGCGAGACGCTGCAGAAGCTGCCGGTGCCGCTGGTGCTCGGCTGGCTGCAGCGCTGGCTGTACGATCTGCTCGCGCAGCGGATGGCCGGCGCGCCGCGCTACTTCCCGACGCACGCGGCGGCCCTGGCGCGCTGCGCGGAAGCGGTCGACGCGAACGCATTCGCGCGCTTCATGAAAGCCGTGACGCGGCAGCGGACGGTCGAGAACCATCCGCTCAACGCGCGGCTCGTATTCGAGGAATTGTTTCTCGGATATCGGGAAATATTCGCTTGA
- a CDS encoding YSC84-related protein yields the protein MQKRNLVLKAAAALIVGSLALTGCTTTPDKPDNAATNASKRQSIDASVDATLSRMYSTVKGSRELVAKSRGVLVFPEVLQAGFIVGGQSGNGALRVGGSTVGYYNTSSLSVGLQAGAQSKAIVFLFMTQQALDEFRGSDGWAAGAGASVALVKMGANGAVDSNTATAPIQVVVLTNAGLMGDVSINGTKVTKLKI from the coding sequence ATGCAAAAACGGAATCTTGTGCTGAAAGCCGCCGCTGCGCTCATCGTCGGTAGCCTCGCGCTCACCGGTTGCACCACCACGCCGGACAAGCCGGACAACGCCGCGACCAACGCGTCGAAGCGTCAGTCGATCGACGCGAGCGTCGACGCCACGCTGTCGCGCATGTACTCCACCGTCAAGGGTTCGCGCGAGCTCGTCGCGAAATCGCGCGGCGTGCTGGTCTTCCCCGAAGTGCTCCAGGCCGGCTTCATCGTCGGCGGCCAGTCGGGCAACGGCGCGCTGCGCGTCGGCGGCAGCACGGTCGGCTACTACAACACGTCGTCGCTGTCGGTCGGCCTGCAGGCCGGTGCGCAGTCGAAGGCGATCGTGTTCCTGTTCATGACGCAGCAGGCGCTCGACGAATTCCGCGGCTCGGACGGCTGGGCCGCCGGCGCCGGCGCATCGGTCGCACTCGTGAAGATGGGCGCGAACGGCGCGGTCGACTCCAACACGGCCACCGCGCCGATCCAGGTCGTCGTGCTGACCAACGCCGGCCTGATGGGCGACGTGTCGATCAACGGCACGAAGGTCACGAAGCTCAAGATCTGA
- a CDS encoding Rap1a/Tai family immunity protein: MLRAMFCAAAFAVPLSAAAFTGADLDRLCAKTDVKSRASCAAYIEGAADGVYNTIDAIGGTTGPRVGQYFCLPPDIRAQQMTDAVRKYIAENPKLADYNASTAVSLGLGKAFPCRNGN; this comes from the coding sequence ATGTTGCGCGCAATGTTTTGTGCCGCGGCGTTTGCCGTGCCGTTGTCGGCGGCGGCTTTCACGGGCGCGGATCTCGACCGGCTGTGCGCGAAGACGGACGTCAAGTCGCGGGCGTCGTGCGCGGCCTATATCGAAGGCGCCGCCGACGGCGTCTACAACACGATCGATGCGATCGGCGGCACCACGGGGCCGCGCGTCGGCCAGTACTTCTGCCTGCCGCCCGACATCCGGGCGCAACAGATGACGGACGCGGTGCGCAAGTACATCGCCGAGAATCCAAAGCTGGCCGACTACAACGCGAGCACTGCGGTGTCGCTCGGTCTCGGCAAGGCGTTTCCCTGCAGGAACGGCAACTGA